The stretch of DNA GCTCACCTTGCTCTTCCATCAGTGCAACCACTGCCATGGAGACGGGCACCAGCACGGCGGACATCCCCATGCCGACCACACCCACAGCGACCTGCAGATTTCAGAGGCCCCGTACGTGAGAGGAGCCACTTTGTCCCCAGACTCCAAAAGTCCTAAAGGGCCGACTCTAGAGGAGGAGCAGCGCTTCTACATCCAGCAGCTGTTCACGCGCTACGGCCAGAAAGACCGGCTGGATTTCCAGGGATTTCAGAGCATGCTGTTCAGCTTGGGTCTGGGTGAAGTGAAGGTGCTAGATGGGGATCACGAGCAGCTGGGCCATGACCACGTGAGTCACCTCGACCTGGTGGATATGAAGGAGGGGCTTCACTCGCACTCGTCCGCCAATGAAGAGGATAGCCAGGGTCACAGGCAGGGCCATCCGCACCACAAGCCCGGCTCCCACCATCCACACACGGAACAAGTTCCCACAAGTTGCACCCAGCACACCACTGCTGCTAGTCCAGCTGCCGGTGCAGCCGCAGGGCTCGACCACAAACATGACGCAGAACACAATCATGACCACACCAAGGTAGAGGATAGTGACCAGAGAAATTCTGATGGACATGTGCAGGACACACACGATCATGATCACGGCCATGATCACGCACATGACAAAGAGCACAAACGTGAGCCGGTACAGGTCCACTCAAACCAAAAGGATCTCTCTTCCCAACCTCACAGCGCTCACGATCACAGCGATCACGATCACAGCGATCACGATCACAGCGCTCACGATCACAACGATCACGATCACAGCGCTCACGATCACAGTGTTCACGATCACAGTGCTGACAATCACGACCACGGTGCTCACGATCACAACGATCACGATCACAGCGATCACGATCACAGCGCTCACGATCACAGCGCTCACGATCACAGCGTTCACGATCACAGCGATCACGATCACAGCGCTCACGATCACAGCGCTCACGATCACAGTGTTCACGATCACGATCACAGTGCTGACAATCACGACCACGGTGCTCACGATCACAACGATCACGATCACAGCGATCACGGTCACAGCGATCACGATCACAGCCCTCACAATCACAGCGCTCACGATCACAGTGTTCACGATCACAGTGCTGACAATCACGACCACGGTGCTCACGATCACAGCGATCACGATCACAGCGCTCACGATCACAGCGCTCACGATCACAGCGATCACGATCACAGCGCTCACGATCACAGCGCTCACGATCACAACGATCACGATCACAGCGCTCACGATCACAGCGATCACGATCACAGCAACCGCGACCAAAGCGACCATGGCCACAGCGATGACCACAATCATGTCCCCGAATTGCAGACAGTCACAGACATTACTGCCTCTCCTCAGTTGGAGCCGTCCCAAGTCCCTCAGGTGGCACAGTCCTCTCCCTCCACCACAGAAAGTCGTCCCAAGAAGCCGAGAAAGCCCACCAGGGCCAGAGCACAGCGAATGCGAAACAGAACCCCTTCGCCTCTTGTACCGCAGTCCGATGACCATGACCATCAATCCGAACACAGTCACAGCCTCGTATCtcataaagaaaagagagaagcaaCCGGAGGGCCTGCCAGCCACCCCACTTTGCCAGTCCCGGTCTTGTCTGGCCACCTAGGATTGTCTCATCAGCATGAGGAGGTAGGACTCGTTCGAACCCACTAGCCACAACTTGTGTTTCATTCCTAGAAATGGCACATTTAGTCTGATAGAAGAGAAAACATCTGAATATGAGTGTGGAACATTAACATAATAGTAGTATTGGATATTTCTTAACGTGTTTGATTTCATAGTAAATCACAGAAACCTCTTAGCCTCAGTGTCCATAGTTTGTTGGGTCACGTTGCTTTACAGCCACCTTTCAAGTTTACAGAGGTGAGTATAGAGGTGGATATTGTTACACCATCATTTAATTTgttacatcccccccccccgaccccccaaGTCTACTGTTAATACtgttctgtctccttctccttccagtGTTTGAACCTGACTCAGCTCCTCGCCTACTACGGCCTGAATCCCAACTCGCTCATCTCCCCCAGCCAGTTCACCTACCTGTGTCCTGCCCTGCTCTACCAGATAGATAGTCGTGTCTGCATCCGCCATCACGACATGGATGTGCAGCAGGAAGCCATGGACTCAGTCAGTTCCGGTAAGTGCCAAGTTTTGTATTTATCCAGGCCACTTTGACTTTGAGACCTCACTCAGGGTTTTACTCCGACCCAAATAAGGCTGTGACCAGCAGACTGTACTCGTTCTGTCCGGTTGTTGTTGGGGATATTcttatgttttaaagtgtgaatATAAAGGAACATTTGAAGGGTTTTTACCTCATTATGCATGTTTGGGGT from Cyclopterus lumpus isolate fCycLum1 chromosome 21, fCycLum1.pri, whole genome shotgun sequence encodes:
- the LOC117750218 gene encoding zinc transporter ZIP10-like, yielding MRVHVHTKFCFLCVLTLLFHQCNHCHGDGHQHGGHPHADHTHSDLQISEAPYVRGATLSPDSKSPKGPTLEEEQRFYIQQLFTRYGQKDRLDFQGFQSMLFSLGLGEVKVLDGDHEQLGHDHVSHLDLVDMKEGLHSHSSANEEDSQGHRQGHPHHKPGSHHPHTEQVPTSCTQHTTAASPAAGAAAGLDHKHDAEHNHDHTKVEDSDQRNSDGHVQDTHDHDHGHDHAHDKEHKREPVQVHSNQKDLSSQPHSAHDHSDHDHSDHDHSAHDHNDHDHSAHDHSVHDHSADNHDHGAHDHNDHDHSDHDHSAHDHSAHDHSVHDHSDHDHSAHDHSAHDHSVHDHDHSADNHDHGAHDHNDHDHSDHGHSDHDHSPHNHSAHDHSVHDHSADNHDHGAHDHSDHDHSAHDHSAHDHSDHDHSAHDHSAHDHNDHDHSAHDHSDHDHSNRDQSDHGHSDDHNHVPELQTVTDITASPQLEPSQVPQVAQSSPSTTESRPKKPRKPTRARAQRMRNRTPSPLVPQSDDHDHQSEHSHSLVSHKEKREATGGPASHPTLPVPVLSGHLGLSHQHEECLNLTQLLAYYGLNPNSLISPSQFTYLCPALLYQIDSRVCIRHHDMDVQQEAMDSVSSGWVWLWGFVSITIISLLSLLGVVLVPILKQSCFKFLLTFLVALAVGTLSGDALLHLLPHSQGPHEHGAHGEHGMTEEIDLITKFDGVWKGLTALAGIYLLFIIEHCIGMFKHYKDHRGRKKAIEEGKIGRKLSDHKLNRRSDAEWLHLKPLSEDPDSTAVSCDNGHNDTQLSELRPPDSPTNKTPLAPTNVQQGRQSPTKENGGKAKHHGHSHGHGHSHGGNCHSDQEMKDAGIASIAWMVIMGDGMHNFSDGLAIGAAFSANLTGGISTSVAVFCHELPHELGDFAVLLKAGMSVKQAIFYNLLSALMAYLGMVIGTAVGQYTHNVTSWIFAITAGMFLYVALVDMLPEMLHGDSEEHKRCQLGHFVLQNLGMLTGFAIMLLIAIFEDRIIINFGF